A region from the Bacillus sp. Marseille-P3661 genome encodes:
- the pulA gene encoding type I pullulanase — MNSGFQAFLDEMNIVTVLISKNHSSIDLPIFTLYDGAEESLLKIDTTEEFDVFYKFRCQTKEDLALEKQYQVINDLGERTDLLIGSVMRTVKFDSLYFYDGNDLGANYSQEQTLFKVWAPTASSVTLLTYSRNGLLNNVIEMEREDRGVWSTLQKGDMEGTYYTYNVCVNQIWREAVDPYVKAVSVNGQFGVVVDLEKTKVADQSAHLPKFSSPTEAIIYETHIRDFSIHPQSGIRHKGKYLAFTEENTSGPEGCKTGIDYIQELGITHLELLPFNDYGGVDEAAEGESEYNWGYNPIHYNAPEGSYSMNPYDPYLRVKEVKEMVETLHRKGIRVIMDVVYNHVYIREQSAFWKIVPGYYFRYDKYGLPSDGTGVGNDIASERRMVRKFIIDSVTYWAKEYNIDGFRFDLMGILDVETMNEIRAALDQIKSDILIIGEGWNLNTPIDDAKKATIENASILPRIAHFNDQFRDGVKGNIFNLQERGFALGNDTKKDLMKYLFSGSISLDEKAGMFPSPAQSVNYIECHDNHTLFDKLYVSNGEETVQQRMKRQKLATAMLLFSQGIPFLHSGMEFFRTKYGEGNSFNLPDEINQLDWARKSKYEKDVLYISTLIKLRKAHPAFQLATTNEIRKHYKWLHTPPYVAGFMLDELEGLDPWVTIAVYFNISTTDIRVSLEQKGSWSVSVYDQEASLESIAEIEGELCIPALATVVLFRGK, encoded by the coding sequence ATGAACAGTGGCTTTCAGGCATTTTTAGATGAAATGAATATTGTAACAGTGCTTATTTCAAAGAATCATTCTTCTATCGATTTACCGATTTTTACATTATATGATGGTGCAGAAGAAAGCTTATTAAAAATAGATACTACGGAAGAATTTGATGTGTTTTATAAATTTCGCTGTCAAACAAAAGAAGATTTAGCGTTAGAGAAACAATATCAAGTAATTAATGATCTTGGGGAGCGAACGGATTTATTAATTGGGTCTGTTATGCGTACAGTTAAGTTTGATAGTCTATATTTTTATGATGGGAATGACTTAGGAGCAAATTATAGCCAGGAGCAAACCCTGTTTAAAGTATGGGCACCAACAGCATCTAGTGTGACTCTTCTTACTTATAGCAGGAACGGTTTATTAAACAATGTTATTGAGATGGAACGCGAAGACAGGGGTGTATGGTCAACACTACAAAAGGGAGATATGGAAGGAACATATTACACTTACAATGTTTGTGTAAATCAAATATGGCGAGAGGCAGTTGACCCGTATGTTAAAGCAGTATCCGTTAATGGTCAATTTGGAGTTGTTGTAGATTTAGAAAAAACAAAAGTGGCCGATCAATCTGCCCACCTTCCGAAATTTAGTTCACCAACTGAAGCAATTATCTATGAAACGCATATAAGAGATTTTTCTATTCATCCCCAGAGTGGAATTAGGCATAAAGGTAAATATCTTGCTTTTACAGAGGAGAATACAAGCGGACCTGAAGGGTGTAAAACAGGTATAGACTATATCCAAGAGTTAGGTATAACACACCTAGAACTACTGCCATTCAATGATTATGGTGGTGTAGATGAAGCTGCCGAAGGGGAATCGGAGTATAATTGGGGGTATAACCCGATCCATTATAATGCCCCAGAAGGCAGCTATTCAATGAATCCATATGATCCTTATTTACGCGTTAAAGAAGTAAAAGAGATGGTTGAAACATTGCACCGCAAGGGAATAAGGGTCATTATGGATGTTGTCTATAACCATGTCTATATTAGAGAGCAATCAGCATTTTGGAAAATTGTGCCGGGATATTACTTTCGTTATGATAAATACGGATTGCCTTCAGATGGAACAGGTGTAGGAAATGATATTGCATCAGAGAGACGGATGGTTAGAAAATTTATTATTGATTCTGTAACATATTGGGCAAAGGAATATAATATTGATGGCTTTCGGTTCGATTTAATGGGTATTTTAGATGTTGAAACTATGAATGAAATACGTGCAGCACTTGATCAAATCAAATCCGACATTTTAATAATTGGCGAAGGTTGGAATTTAAATACTCCGATTGATGATGCCAAAAAAGCAACGATCGAAAATGCATCAATCCTGCCGCGGATAGCCCATTTTAATGATCAATTCCGTGATGGTGTGAAAGGAAATATCTTTAATTTACAAGAACGTGGATTTGCATTAGGAAACGATACAAAAAAAGACTTAATGAAATATTTGTTTTCCGGGAGTATTTCCTTAGATGAAAAGGCTGGAATGTTTCCTTCACCAGCACAATCAGTTAATTATATTGAATGTCACGACAACCATACGTTGTTTGATAAATTATATGTAAGTAATGGAGAGGAAACAGTGCAACAACGGATGAAACGGCAAAAGCTAGCGACTGCTATGCTATTATTCTCCCAGGGTATTCCATTTTTGCATAGTGGAATGGAATTCTTTCGTACAAAGTACGGTGAAGGGAATAGCTTTAATCTTCCAGACGAAATTAATCAGCTAGATTGGGCAAGGAAAAGTAAATACGAAAAAGATGTTTTATATATTTCAACGTTAATTAAATTAAGAAAGGCCCATCCCGCCTTTCAATTGGCTACAACAAATGAAATACGAAAACATTATAAATGGTTGCACACCCCACCTTATGTAGCCGGATTTATGTTGGATGAATTAGAAGGCCTAGATCCATGGGTGACAATAGCCGTTTATTTCAATATCTCAACTACGGATATCCGTGTTTCTCTGGAGCAAAAGGGAAGTTGGAGTGTTTCGGTATATGATCAGGAAGCAAGTTTAGAATCTATAGCGGAAATTGAAGGGGAACTATGTATTCCTGCCTTAGCTACGGTTGTTCTTTTTAGAGGTAAATAG
- a CDS encoding phosphotransferase family protein translates to MELSLDLGKGWEVFPAGGATGEAYIAQFEGQKRLFLKRNSSPFLAVLSAEGIVPKLIWTKRMENGDVITAQHWLNGRELKPADMKNNVVAQLLSKIHRSKDLLYMLHKIGKTLLQPSDLLIELIGKVDSSLRNDPIITTALDYLKEELPYVHYDNPVVCHCDVNHNNWLFSDEQKLYLIDWDGAMIADPALDLGTLLYWYIPRDNWQDWLKHYGLDLTVELERRMKWYVIYQTIDSVIWLKNRNDTTQYRHWLQFLVEVIV, encoded by the coding sequence TTGGAACTGAGTCTCGATTTAGGAAAAGGGTGGGAGGTATTCCCTGCAGGTGGTGCTACAGGAGAAGCCTATATTGCTCAATTTGAGGGGCAAAAAAGGCTTTTTCTCAAAAGGAATTCCTCCCCTTTTCTTGCAGTATTATCAGCAGAAGGTATTGTACCCAAATTAATTTGGACAAAGAGAATGGAAAATGGTGATGTAATTACTGCACAGCATTGGCTAAACGGAAGAGAACTAAAACCCGCTGATATGAAGAATAATGTTGTTGCACAACTTTTAAGTAAAATCCATCGATCCAAAGATCTTTTGTATATGCTACATAAAATCGGAAAAACGCTGCTTCAACCTTCAGATTTACTAATTGAGTTGATAGGTAAAGTTGATTCAAGTCTGCGCAATGATCCAATTATCACTACTGCTTTGGATTATTTGAAAGAAGAGCTTCCGTATGTTCATTATGATAATCCAGTTGTTTGTCATTGTGATGTGAACCATAATAACTGGCTTTTTAGTGATGAGCAAAAGCTCTATTTAATTGATTGGGATGGTGCAATGATTGCAGATCCAGCGTTAGATCTTGGAACACTTTTATATTGGTATATTCCTAGAGATAATTGGCAAGACTGGCTTAAACACTACGGTTTAGACTTAACTGTCGAATTAGAGCGTCGCATGAAATGGTATGTGATTTACCAAACTATAGATTCTGTTATTTGGCTGAAAAACCGTAATGATACTACGCAATATCGACATTGGTTGCAATTTCTTGTGGAAGTTATTGTTTGA
- a CDS encoding YtzH-like family protein: MPLSEQDQLSIIQDILKNHQYDCCSTVAEYQQMQRLIQSLMGHDGLSAELKNTLMDVYSYSQHGQNSSNMNDHINEHQGDLTSWINSIDDFNMT; the protein is encoded by the coding sequence ATGCCTTTAAGCGAACAAGATCAACTGTCAATCATCCAAGATATTCTTAAAAATCATCAGTATGATTGCTGTAGTACGGTTGCTGAATATCAGCAAATGCAAAGATTAATTCAATCATTAATGGGGCATGATGGTCTCAGTGCTGAACTGAAAAATACATTAATGGATGTGTATAGCTATAGCCAACACGGACAAAATTCATCAAACATGAATGACCATATTAACGAACATCAAGGGGATTTAACATCATGGATCAACAGCATAGATGATTTTAATATGACATAA
- the trmB gene encoding tRNA (guanosine(46)-N7)-methyltransferase TrmB, whose amino-acid sequence MRLRNKPWALDKIKEHEGIMISTPEQYRGVWKKEVFKNDNPIHIEIGMGKGTFLNEMARQHPDINFIGIEKYSSVIVSALELSLEYDQPNLRLLNIDALTLPEIFNKGEISQIYLNFSDPWPKNRHAKRRLSHSSFLNLYKKVLVDNGEIHMKTDNQGLFEFSLESFSEYGLLLQNISLDLHKSGIVGNVMTEYEEKFSRKGNRIYRVEAKYIK is encoded by the coding sequence ATGAGATTGCGAAATAAACCTTGGGCTCTAGATAAAATAAAAGAGCACGAAGGTATCATGATATCAACACCAGAACAATATCGTGGTGTTTGGAAAAAGGAAGTTTTCAAAAACGACAATCCTATTCATATCGAAATAGGAATGGGGAAAGGGACATTTCTTAATGAAATGGCACGCCAACATCCAGATATTAATTTTATCGGGATTGAAAAATATAGCAGTGTTATCGTAAGTGCCCTAGAGCTTTCATTAGAATATGACCAACCAAACTTACGGCTTCTAAATATTGATGCCCTAACATTGCCAGAGATATTTAATAAAGGTGAAATTTCTCAAATTTATTTAAACTTTTCTGATCCATGGCCTAAGAATAGACATGCTAAACGTCGTCTATCACACTCTTCCTTTTTAAATCTTTATAAAAAGGTTTTAGTTGATAATGGTGAAATTCATATGAAAACAGATAATCAAGGTTTATTTGAATTTTCTCTTGAAAGTTTTTCTGAATATGGCTTGTTACTTCAAAATATTAGTCTAGACTTGCATAAGAGTGGCATTGTTGGAAATGTCATGACAGAATATGAAGAGAAATTCTCCAGAAAAGGAAATCGCATTTACCGTGTTGAAGCCAAATATATAAAATAA
- a CDS encoding YtnP family quorum-quenching lactonase, translating into METFQLGDITLTWLDGGVINLDGGAMFGVVPKPLWSKKYPHNDLNQIELRTDPILVQTKGKNLLIDSGIGNRKFSEKALRNFGVAVESKLDESLKKIGLTTKNIDYVMMTHLHFDHACGLTKWKNEMLVPTFENAVIYSTEIEWDEMRNPNMRSKSTYWKENWQAIKSKVSTFSKELEVLPGIKMFHTGGHSNGHSIIKIESGDELLIHMGDIMPTFAHQNVLWVLAYDDYPMDSIKHKQLLMKEGLERGAWYSFYHDAYNRLVKWSTDGKEIVDSVKRGRG; encoded by the coding sequence TTGGAAACCTTTCAATTAGGGGACATTACATTAACATGGTTAGACGGTGGGGTTATTAACCTTGATGGTGGTGCGATGTTTGGAGTTGTGCCGAAACCATTATGGAGTAAAAAGTATCCCCACAATGATCTCAATCAAATTGAATTAAGGACTGATCCTATTTTGGTTCAAACTAAGGGGAAGAATTTATTAATTGATTCGGGTATAGGTAACAGGAAGTTTTCTGAAAAAGCACTAAGAAATTTTGGAGTAGCTGTGGAATCAAAACTGGACGAGTCATTAAAAAAGATAGGACTGACAACGAAGAATATTGATTATGTAATGATGACACATTTGCATTTCGACCATGCATGTGGGCTTACTAAGTGGAAAAATGAAATGCTTGTGCCAACCTTCGAAAACGCGGTCATTTACTCAACAGAGATAGAATGGGATGAAATGAGAAACCCTAATATGCGTTCAAAAAGTACGTACTGGAAAGAAAATTGGCAAGCGATTAAATCAAAGGTTAGCACTTTTAGTAAAGAATTAGAAGTATTGCCTGGAATAAAAATGTTTCATACAGGCGGCCATAGTAATGGTCATTCAATAATAAAAATTGAAAGCGGCGATGAGTTACTCATCCATATGGGAGACATCATGCCAACATTCGCACATCAAAATGTATTATGGGTTTTGGCGTATGATGATTATCCAATGGATTCAATAAAACACAAACAGTTATTGATGAAAGAAGGATTAGAAAGAGGGGCATGGTATTCTTTTTACCATGACGCATATAATCGGTTAGTTAAGTGGAGTACGGACGGTAAAGAAATTGTTGATTCGGTAAAAAGAGGCAGAGGATAA
- a CDS encoding PepSY domain-containing protein, with protein sequence MKWGQMVLGFSVGLFTGAILSQTIKGQTISSEQALKLVKQAFKEEGPIDGSWIHVIPEAIERNKLKYEVFRGGITRTVNNEVEQYEFLVDAKTGSILELASI encoded by the coding sequence ATGAAATGGGGTCAGATGGTACTTGGATTTAGTGTCGGGTTATTTACAGGTGCAATTTTAAGTCAGACCATTAAAGGTCAAACTATTTCATCAGAACAAGCATTAAAATTGGTTAAGCAGGCATTTAAAGAGGAAGGACCAATTGATGGTTCATGGATACATGTGATTCCGGAAGCCATTGAAAGAAATAAACTTAAGTATGAAGTATTTCGAGGCGGTATTACAAGAACAGTTAACAATGAAGTTGAACAATATGAATTTCTAGTAGATGCAAAAACTGGTTCTATTTTGGAGCTTGCTTCAATATAA
- a CDS encoding M42 family metallopeptidase, whose amino-acid sequence MNEKTLDLFKKLTELQGAPGFEHKVRHFLKKELTKYADEIIQDRLGGIFGYKKGPDHGPRVMVAGHMDEVGFMVTDITEKGMIRFQPLGGWWNQVLLAQRVEILTEERSVIGVIGSIPPHLLDESQRKKPMEVKHMLIDIGADDKDDAIRLGIKPGLPIVPICPFTPMANSKRIMAKAWDNRYGCGLALELLEEVHKESLPNHLYSGATVQEEVGLRGAQVAANLIKPDIFYALDASPANDASGDKEAFGQLGKGALLRIFDRTMVTHRGIREFVLDTAESNNIPYQYFVSQGGTDAGRVHVSNSGVPSAVIGICSRYIHTSASIIHVDDYAAAKELLIKLVKNTDQTTVETIKNQN is encoded by the coding sequence ATGAACGAAAAAACATTAGACCTGTTTAAGAAATTAACAGAACTTCAAGGTGCACCTGGATTTGAACATAAAGTTAGACACTTTTTAAAAAAAGAGCTTACAAAATATGCAGATGAGATCATTCAAGATAGATTAGGTGGCATTTTCGGTTATAAAAAGGGGCCAGATCATGGGCCGAGGGTTATGGTTGCTGGACATATGGATGAAGTAGGATTTATGGTAACAGATATTACCGAGAAAGGGATGATTCGCTTTCAACCACTTGGAGGCTGGTGGAATCAAGTATTACTAGCACAACGTGTTGAGATATTAACAGAAGAACGTTCGGTTATTGGTGTTATTGGTTCTATCCCACCGCATTTACTGGATGAATCTCAAAGAAAGAAACCGATGGAAGTTAAACATATGTTGATTGATATTGGTGCAGATGATAAAGACGATGCTATCCGTTTAGGGATCAAACCGGGGTTGCCAATTGTACCGATTTGTCCTTTTACACCAATGGCAAATAGTAAAAGAATTATGGCTAAAGCATGGGATAATCGGTATGGTTGTGGTTTAGCGCTAGAATTATTAGAGGAAGTGCATAAGGAAAGTCTTCCAAACCATCTTTATTCTGGTGCAACTGTACAAGAGGAAGTTGGTTTACGTGGGGCTCAGGTAGCAGCTAATTTAATAAAACCTGATATATTTTATGCATTAGATGCAAGTCCTGCTAATGATGCATCCGGAGATAAAGAAGCATTTGGTCAACTTGGCAAAGGTGCATTATTGCGTATTTTTGATCGGACAATGGTTACGCATCGTGGCATACGGGAATTTGTATTGGATACTGCTGAAAGCAATAATATTCCTTATCAGTACTTTGTATCACAAGGTGGTACGGATGCAGGTAGAGTACATGTATCAAACAGTGGGGTTCCGTCAGCAGTAATCGGAATTTGCTCCCGTTATATTCATACCTCTGCTTCCATAATTCATGTAGATGATTATGCAGCAGCAAAAGAATTACTTATTAAATTGGTGAAAAATACAGATCAAACAACAGTGGAAACTATTAAAAATCAAAATTAG
- a CDS encoding DUF84 family protein — MNRIAVGSKNKTKVGAVQSVFEDIQNVTIIPIDVPSGVSAQPLSDEETMNGAKNRAKQARQETESELGIGLEGGVVETKEGMMLCNWGALEITDGRIFVASGAKIFLPNEIAQGIRNGKELSQVMDEYTSLHNVRSKEGAIGIFTNGLVQREEMFSHIVKLLLGQYLYFTSHPRK, encoded by the coding sequence ATGAACAGAATTGCAGTTGGTTCAAAAAATAAAACAAAAGTTGGAGCAGTACAATCCGTTTTTGAAGATATACAAAATGTCACAATTATTCCTATAGATGTCCCATCAGGTGTATCTGCTCAACCGTTGTCAGACGAGGAAACCATGAATGGTGCAAAGAATCGCGCCAAACAGGCACGGCAAGAAACGGAAAGTGAGTTAGGTATTGGTCTAGAAGGCGGTGTGGTTGAAACAAAAGAAGGAATGATGTTATGTAATTGGGGTGCCCTTGAGATAACTGATGGTCGGATATTTGTTGCTAGCGGGGCCAAAATATTTTTACCCAATGAAATAGCACAAGGTATTAGAAACGGAAAAGAGCTATCACAGGTAATGGATGAGTATACGTCATTGCATAATGTTCGATCTAAAGAAGGTGCGATTGGCATATTTACGAATGGACTTGTTCAACGTGAAGAAATGTTTAGCCATATTGTAAAGCTCCTTTTAGGCCAATATTTATATTTTACTTCTCATCCGAGAAAGTAA